In one window of Lewinella sp. 4G2 DNA:
- the bamA gene encoding outer membrane protein assembly factor BamA has product MRLSILLLSLCCLFGTATVAAQTDSLNLPVYDYSNPGEYEIGAITVKGAFFAEQNAIIGVTGLSVGDKIRVPGPDIPRAIKNLWRLRLFTDVRIEQEKTIGDVIFLVVRVTERPRYLRHSYEGVKQGKHEDLNEIINTFIVRGGIVTEDAKVNAAEGVRKYFIEKGYLDTEVDVREIVDSSRANSVRLVFDVEQNDRVKIDAINFTGNTDVKDKKLRKQLKETKQVSKLNIFRGSKFQPSLYKEDKDALIAYYNTLGYRDARILDDEITRDEDGNVVLNIDLFEGNQYYFRNITWKGNSKYDDETLSRVLGLEKGDVFNQQELQERLTFSQTNSDVSSLYQDDGYLFFNIEPTEIAIEGDSIDVEMRIFEGPQATIDKVIIEGNDRTHEHVIRREVFTRPGQKFSRSDIIRSQRQIIALGYFNQEALGIETPVNPDRGTVDIKYVVEEKPSDQLELSAGWGGRQGIIGTLGVTFNNFSMRNIFNREAWHPLPQGDGQRLSLRAQTNGQFYQSYNASLTEPWLGGKRPTSLTASLFYNKFDIGSRAVPNKLIIQQAAVSFGTRLRWPDDNFVFRAGVNMQILTLEGWRQNFQTDEGVQLRTGNFNNFSAQFTLSRTTATDPIFPKEGSNIELTVKLTPPYRQLGLVDSDPEQFESVADQFRFLEYHKWRFNADWYTPLGGKFVLKTQAKIGFLGAYDDVVGVSPFERFRLGGNGINNQQASFAGVDVISLRGYSENELPNNFIRNPVTGRRTDNATPIFSKYTAEIRYPISLNPSSTIFVLAFAQGGNSWRTARDFNPFDLRRSVGFGARVFLPMFGTLGFDWGVGFDKDADTSDNGNLSTFNVILGFEPE; this is encoded by the coding sequence ATGAGACTAAGCATTCTACTTCTTTCACTCTGCTGCCTGTTCGGGACGGCAACGGTCGCCGCCCAGACGGATTCCCTGAATCTGCCGGTCTACGACTACTCCAACCCCGGCGAATACGAGATCGGCGCCATCACCGTAAAGGGTGCCTTTTTCGCCGAGCAGAACGCCATCATCGGCGTAACCGGCCTGAGCGTTGGTGATAAGATTCGCGTCCCCGGGCCGGATATTCCCCGCGCCATCAAGAATCTGTGGCGGCTACGGCTGTTTACCGACGTACGGATCGAGCAGGAAAAAACGATTGGCGACGTGATCTTCCTCGTCGTCCGCGTGACCGAACGGCCGCGCTACCTGCGCCACAGTTACGAAGGCGTGAAGCAGGGCAAGCACGAAGACCTCAACGAGATCATCAACACCTTCATCGTCCGCGGCGGCATCGTCACCGAGGACGCCAAGGTGAATGCCGCCGAAGGGGTGCGCAAGTACTTCATCGAAAAGGGCTACCTCGATACGGAAGTGGACGTGCGCGAGATCGTCGATTCTTCCCGCGCCAATAGCGTCCGCCTCGTCTTTGACGTAGAGCAGAACGACCGCGTCAAGATCGACGCCATCAACTTTACGGGCAATACGGACGTCAAGGACAAGAAGCTGCGCAAGCAGCTGAAGGAGACCAAGCAGGTCAGCAAACTCAATATCTTCCGCGGTTCCAAATTCCAACCTTCCCTGTACAAGGAAGATAAGGACGCCCTGATCGCCTACTACAACACCCTCGGCTACCGCGACGCGCGCATTTTGGACGATGAGATCACGCGGGACGAGGACGGCAACGTCGTCCTGAACATCGACCTCTTCGAGGGTAACCAGTACTACTTCCGCAACATCACGTGGAAGGGTAATTCCAAGTACGACGATGAGACGCTGTCGCGGGTGCTGGGTCTGGAAAAGGGCGATGTATTTAACCAACAAGAATTGCAGGAACGGCTAACGTTTAGCCAGACCAACAGCGACGTATCGAGCTTGTACCAGGACGATGGGTACCTGTTCTTCAATATCGAACCCACCGAAATCGCCATTGAAGGTGACTCTATCGACGTGGAGATGCGTATTTTCGAAGGCCCACAGGCGACGATCGATAAAGTGATCATTGAGGGTAACGACCGGACGCACGAGCACGTGATCCGCCGGGAAGTCTTCACCCGCCCCGGGCAGAAGTTCTCCCGTTCGGACATCATCCGGTCCCAGCGGCAGATCATCGCCCTGGGTTACTTTAACCAGGAGGCGCTCGGCATTGAGACCCCCGTGAACCCGGACCGGGGGACGGTGGACATCAAGTACGTCGTCGAAGAAAAGCCTTCCGACCAACTCGAGCTTTCCGCCGGTTGGGGTGGCCGCCAGGGCATCATTGGTACCCTCGGGGTGACGTTTAACAACTTCTCGATGCGGAACATCTTCAACCGCGAAGCCTGGCACCCCCTCCCCCAGGGTGATGGCCAGCGACTGAGCCTCCGCGCCCAGACGAACGGGCAGTTCTACCAGAGTTACAACGCTTCCCTGACCGAGCCTTGGTTGGGCGGTAAGCGGCCGACTTCGCTGACGGCGTCGCTCTTTTACAATAAGTTCGACATTGGTTCGCGGGCCGTACCCAACAAACTCATCATCCAGCAGGCAGCCGTTAGCTTCGGTACCCGCCTCCGGTGGCCGGACGATAACTTCGTCTTCCGCGCCGGCGTCAATATGCAGATCTTGACGCTGGAAGGCTGGCGGCAGAACTTCCAGACCGACGAGGGCGTCCAGCTGCGGACGGGTAACTTCAACAACTTCTCCGCTCAATTCACCCTCAGCCGGACGACGGCTACGGACCCCATCTTCCCCAAGGAGGGCTCCAACATTGAGTTGACCGTAAAGCTTACCCCACCCTACCGCCAACTGGGCCTCGTGGATAGCGACCCGGAGCAGTTTGAAAGCGTTGCCGATCAGTTCCGCTTCCTGGAATACCACAAGTGGCGTTTTAATGCGGATTGGTACACCCCGCTGGGGGGCAAGTTCGTCCTGAAGACGCAAGCCAAGATTGGTTTCCTCGGTGCCTACGACGACGTGGTGGGTGTTTCCCCCTTCGAGCGTTTCCGCCTGGGTGGCAACGGTATCAACAACCAGCAGGCCAGTTTTGCCGGGGTGGACGTCATCAGCCTCCGGGGATACAGCGAGAACGAGTTGCCTAACAACTTCATCCGCAACCCCGTCACGGGCCGTCGGACGGACAACGCCACGCCGATCTTTAGCAAGTACACGGCCGAGATTCGTTACCCTATTTCGTTGAACCCGAGCAGTACCATCTTCGTACTGGCCTTCGCCCAGGGGGGTAACTCCTGGCGGACTGCGCGGGACTTCAACCCCTTCGATCTCCGCCGTTCAGTGGGCTTCGGCGCCCGGGTATTCCTCCCGATGTTCGGTACGCTCGGCTTTGACTGGGGCGTAGGTTTCGATAAGGATGCGGATACTTCGGACAATGGCAATTTGAGCACGTTCAACGTCATCCTCGGCTTCGAACCGGAGTAG
- a CDS encoding isoprenyl transferase: MSELKAKIDKDHLPRHIGVIMDGNGRWAQGQGKPRVFGHHSAVEAVRATVEGCAELGVECLSLYAFSTENWSRPEMEVGALMQLLIDTIGSEMSTLLENDIRLRAIGDTTQLPEATQDALKFGIAQTAKNKGMDLILALNYSGKWDLTSAIRRIAREVEAGRLDASAITEEVIHQQLSTREFPDPELIIRTSGEHRLSNFFLWQAAYAEFYFSPVFWPEFRKPDLHAALIDFQQRERRFGQTSEQLT, from the coding sequence ATGAGCGAACTCAAAGCCAAGATCGACAAGGACCACCTGCCGCGCCACATCGGTGTGATCATGGATGGTAACGGCCGGTGGGCCCAGGGGCAGGGAAAACCCCGCGTCTTTGGCCACCATAGTGCCGTCGAGGCCGTGCGCGCGACGGTGGAGGGCTGCGCCGAGCTCGGTGTAGAGTGCCTTTCTCTTTACGCCTTCAGCACCGAAAACTGGAGCCGGCCGGAGATGGAAGTCGGTGCCCTCATGCAGTTGCTCATCGATACGATCGGATCGGAGATGAGTACGTTGCTGGAGAACGACATCCGGCTACGGGCCATTGGGGATACGACCCAGCTGCCCGAGGCCACACAGGATGCCCTCAAGTTTGGTATTGCCCAAACGGCTAAGAATAAGGGGATGGACCTCATCCTCGCCCTCAACTACAGTGGTAAGTGGGACCTCACGAGCGCCATCCGCCGGATTGCCCGGGAGGTGGAGGCTGGCCGGCTGGACGCTTCGGCGATCACCGAAGAGGTCATCCACCAACAACTGAGTACGCGGGAATTTCCGGACCCGGAGCTCATCATTCGTACGAGTGGGGAGCACCGGCTGAGCAACTTCTTTTTGTGGCAGGCGGCCTACGCGGAATTTTACTTCAGCCCCGTGTTCTGGCCGGAGTTCCGCAAACCCGACCTGCACGCGGCCCTGATCGACTTCCAGCAACGGGAGCGACGTTTTGGCCAGACATCCGAACAACTCACCTAG
- a CDS encoding type II toxin-antitoxin system VapC family toxin, protein MAITHLLDTNILIYAMRNQIPASGLAILQQFRDSGDAAISIITEIEVLGFFNGTAADFAVSQRLIATMQVLSLDEVTKDLTIQLRRKYRIKLPDAVIAATAIRQNVTLVSRNDKDFLRITELQYKNPFPII, encoded by the coding sequence ATGGCTATAACTCATTTACTCGATACTAACATTCTGATTTACGCCATGCGTAATCAGATTCCTGCATCTGGGCTGGCAATACTTCAACAATTTCGAGACTCTGGAGATGCAGCCATTTCAATCATAACTGAAATAGAAGTTCTGGGTTTCTTTAATGGAACCGCGGCTGATTTTGCAGTCAGCCAAAGGCTAATTGCTACTATGCAAGTACTTTCATTAGATGAGGTTACTAAGGACCTTACTATCCAGCTTCGCAGAAAATATAGGATCAAACTCCCTGATGCCGTCATTGCTGCAACGGCAATAAGGCAGAATGTCACCCTTGTTTCGCGGAACGACAAAGACTTTCTACGCATCACTGAGTTACAATACAAGAATCCGTTCCCAATTATTTAG
- the creD gene encoding cell envelope integrity protein CreD gives MTTLDRFTSWTKTSLTLKLAIIGFIILLLMIPTFLVDELISDRRRLRDSAQDEVAAKFGGEQTVGGPVISVPYKYSIESTNAAGQPVSTPYTGYAHFLPDAIDVKGELVPEQRKRGIFVAVLYNTQFRVSGKFSGFNAAALGIPEDALQWEDAIFTVGISDMTGVDAEIDLQLADDTYSLGPGTITKDIFPSGANTPITVTGEEEELAFDFALNLNGSSGLYFRPFGVKTSVEITSAWPDPSFAGTYLPQTSEVTADGFVATWEVLQLNRNYPQQGTGAYTPRFNVNSRYDYGIDGANTSYGEDRFGVRLLLPVDEYSKIYRSTNYALLFIIITFLTFFFIEVLNRKRVHPIQYILIGAAVILFYVLLLSISEHQHFALAYWISAAAITLLITGYSYAVLRNFKLTGLVAGLLIVLYVFFYSLLQLQDFALLVGSLGLLLILAVIMYLTRNVDWYNLGGAKKLEE, from the coding sequence ATGACCACCCTGGACCGCTTCACTTCCTGGACCAAAACCAGCCTCACCCTCAAACTCGCCATCATCGGCTTCATCATCTTGCTTTTGATGATCCCGACTTTCTTAGTGGACGAACTCATCAGCGACCGGCGGCGGTTGCGGGACAGTGCCCAGGACGAGGTCGCGGCCAAATTCGGCGGCGAGCAAACCGTTGGCGGGCCGGTCATCTCCGTACCTTATAAATACAGCATTGAATCCACCAACGCCGCGGGGCAGCCCGTCTCCACCCCGTATACTGGATACGCCCACTTTTTGCCGGATGCCATCGACGTGAAGGGCGAGCTCGTCCCCGAACAACGCAAGCGGGGGATTTTCGTGGCCGTTCTCTACAATACCCAGTTCCGCGTTTCCGGGAAGTTCTCCGGCTTCAACGCCGCCGCCCTCGGCATTCCGGAGGACGCCCTGCAGTGGGAGGACGCCATCTTCACCGTTGGCATCAGCGACATGACCGGGGTGGACGCCGAGATCGATCTTCAACTCGCCGACGATACGTACTCCCTCGGGCCGGGCACCATCACCAAGGATATCTTCCCCAGCGGCGCCAATACGCCCATCACCGTGACGGGTGAGGAAGAGGAACTAGCCTTTGATTTTGCCCTTAACCTCAACGGCAGTTCGGGGCTCTACTTCCGCCCCTTCGGCGTCAAGACCTCCGTAGAGATCACCAGCGCCTGGCCGGACCCCAGTTTTGCCGGCACCTACCTTCCTCAGACCTCCGAAGTCACGGCGGATGGCTTCGTCGCCACCTGGGAGGTCCTGCAACTCAACCGCAATTACCCGCAGCAGGGGACGGGGGCTTACACGCCGCGCTTCAACGTCAACTCCCGCTACGACTACGGTATTGACGGGGCCAATACTTCCTACGGCGAAGACCGTTTTGGCGTCCGCCTCCTTTTACCAGTGGATGAGTACAGCAAAATTTACCGCAGCACCAACTACGCGCTGCTGTTCATCATCATCACGTTCCTGACCTTTTTCTTCATCGAGGTGCTCAACCGGAAGCGGGTCCACCCCATTCAGTACATCCTCATTGGGGCGGCGGTCATCCTATTTTACGTGTTGCTCCTTTCCATCAGTGAGCACCAGCATTTCGCCCTGGCTTACTGGATCAGCGCCGCGGCGATCACCCTGCTCATCACCGGCTACAGCTACGCCGTCCTGCGCAACTTCAAACTCACCGGTCTTGTCGCCGGCCTGCTCATCGTGCTGTACGTCTTCTTCTACAGCTTGCTGCAGTTGCAGGATTTTGCCCTCCTCGTCGGCTCCCTCGGCCTGCTGTTGATCCTCGCCGTCATCATGTACCTCACGCGGAACGTGGACTGGTATAATTTGGGTGGGGCGAAGAAGTTAGAGGAATAA
- a CDS encoding PIG-L family deacetylase translates to MNRFFLSLATGLLSLFLCTSVSAQMAKRPTSGELYAGIEKLQVLGSALYMAAHPDDENTRLIAYLANVEKVETAYLSLTRGDGGQNLIAPDIRELLGLTRTQELLAARRIDGGQQFFSRANDFGYSKHPDETFNIWDKDDVLADAVWVIRKWRPDVIVLRFDPRAPGTTHGHHTASAMIGMEAFDLAGDKNAYPEQLAYVEPWQPRRIYWNAYTWRGVPEHMDTTKIIKLDANEYLPILGESVSEIAARSRSQHKSQGFGSRGRRGESIEQLELLKGDDNDVEGEAFGNIDVSWNRIPGGAAIGQALAQVQRNFDFSDPAASVPALINVRAMMEKLGDSHYKRVKLAELDELVAGALGLYLSASVDDPITTPGAEVDLKIEAANRSDVPVRLITYWYDTPSQMSNRTTVNKPIVAGKPFTAELKMKVEDDQPVSTPYWLRDNWKLGMYTVEDQLERGRGESPDPISAHFMMDVAGTRLTLTRPVRYAFTDPVKGEQAQPLEVLPPVFTELDESSYLFTGTEASDIRVKVTAAAADLEGTVELCTPSNWKATPEKVNFKTTRKGEEQYFVFKLTPPEGQAQGMIVPLVRLNGNEEGYTRKLVTIDHPHLPTQLADLDASAPVAKLNLKMAGRNIGYVPGAGDAIPEALTNIGYRVTTLDAGQLATGNLDRFDAIVVGIRAYNVEANMANYNPRLLEYVKNGGTVVVQYNTSRGLKMDQTEIGPYPFQLSRDRTTVEEAEVRILAPEHPVLNFPNKITSADFDGWVQERGLYFPSSWDDQYTPILSSNDPGEEPHDGGMLVAKYGDGHYVYTGYSFFRELPAGVPGAYRLFVNMVSLSGVKP, encoded by the coding sequence GTGAATAGATTCTTCCTTTCCCTCGCGACCGGTCTTTTATCCCTTTTTCTTTGCACCAGCGTCAGCGCCCAAATGGCGAAACGGCCTACTTCGGGCGAGCTGTACGCGGGGATTGAGAAGCTGCAGGTACTCGGCAGCGCGCTGTACATGGCCGCGCACCCGGACGACGAAAATACCCGCCTCATCGCCTACCTGGCCAACGTTGAAAAGGTGGAAACGGCCTACCTCAGCCTGACGCGGGGCGACGGCGGGCAGAACCTCATCGCACCAGACATCCGCGAACTCCTGGGCCTGACCCGGACGCAGGAACTCCTAGCCGCCCGCCGCATCGATGGGGGGCAGCAGTTCTTCAGCCGCGCCAATGACTTTGGCTACTCGAAGCACCCCGACGAAACCTTTAATATTTGGGATAAGGACGACGTACTTGCCGACGCCGTCTGGGTCATCCGCAAGTGGCGGCCCGACGTGATCGTGCTCCGTTTTGATCCCCGCGCGCCCGGCACCACCCACGGCCACCACACGGCCTCGGCGATGATCGGCATGGAAGCCTTCGACCTGGCCGGCGATAAGAACGCTTACCCCGAGCAGCTGGCGTACGTAGAGCCCTGGCAGCCCCGTCGCATCTACTGGAATGCCTACACCTGGCGCGGCGTACCCGAGCACATGGACACCACCAAGATCATCAAGCTGGACGCAAACGAATACCTGCCCATCCTCGGCGAAAGTGTATCCGAGATCGCAGCGCGCAGCCGTAGCCAGCACAAATCCCAGGGTTTCGGTAGCCGGGGCCGCCGCGGCGAATCTATCGAGCAACTCGAACTGCTGAAGGGCGACGATAATGACGTCGAAGGCGAAGCTTTTGGCAACATCGACGTGAGCTGGAACCGCATCCCGGGCGGTGCCGCCATCGGTCAGGCGCTGGCGCAGGTGCAACGCAACTTCGATTTCAGTGACCCTGCGGCTTCCGTACCGGCGCTGATCAACGTGCGCGCCATGATGGAAAAACTGGGCGACAGCCACTACAAAAGGGTCAAACTGGCTGAGCTGGACGAGCTGGTCGCCGGCGCGTTGGGGCTCTACCTCAGCGCCTCCGTGGACGACCCGATCACCACCCCCGGCGCGGAAGTCGACCTGAAGATCGAAGCGGCAAACCGGAGCGACGTGCCCGTCCGCCTCATCACTTACTGGTACGATACGCCCAGCCAAATGAGTAACCGCACGACCGTCAACAAACCCATCGTTGCGGGCAAACCCTTTACGGCCGAACTGAAAATGAAGGTCGAGGACGACCAGCCGGTGAGTACTCCCTACTGGCTCCGGGACAACTGGAAACTAGGCATGTACACCGTCGAAGACCAGCTGGAACGCGGCCGCGGGGAAAGCCCCGACCCCATCTCCGCCCACTTTATGATGGACGTGGCCGGGACCAGACTAACCCTGACGCGGCCCGTCCGCTACGCTTTCACCGACCCGGTGAAGGGAGAACAGGCCCAACCCTTGGAGGTGCTCCCACCCGTATTCACCGAACTCGACGAGAGCAGCTACCTGTTCACCGGTACGGAGGCGAGCGACATCCGCGTAAAGGTGACCGCCGCTGCGGCGGACCTGGAGGGCACCGTCGAACTCTGCACCCCCAGCAACTGGAAGGCCACTCCGGAAAAGGTAAACTTCAAGACGACCCGCAAGGGCGAGGAACAATACTTCGTGTTCAAACTGACCCCGCCGGAGGGCCAGGCTCAGGGTATGATCGTCCCACTTGTCCGGCTGAATGGCAATGAAGAAGGCTACACGCGTAAGCTAGTTACGATCGATCACCCTCACTTGCCGACCCAGTTGGCGGACTTGGATGCCTCCGCCCCCGTCGCTAAACTCAACCTGAAAATGGCGGGCCGGAACATCGGGTACGTACCCGGTGCCGGCGATGCCATCCCCGAAGCCCTGACCAATATTGGTTACCGCGTCACGACCCTCGACGCCGGGCAACTGGCGACCGGGAACCTGGATCGCTTCGATGCCATCGTCGTTGGTATCCGCGCCTACAACGTGGAAGCCAACATGGCCAATTACAACCCCCGCCTGCTGGAATACGTGAAGAACGGCGGCACGGTCGTCGTCCAGTACAACACCAGCCGCGGGCTGAAGATGGACCAGACGGAGATCGGTCCTTATCCCTTCCAGCTCAGCCGTGACCGTACTACGGTGGAAGAAGCGGAGGTCCGCATCCTCGCCCCCGAGCATCCGGTACTCAACTTCCCCAACAAGATCACCAGCGCCGATTTTGACGGCTGGGTACAGGAACGTGGCCTCTATTTCCCCAGCAGTTGGGACGATCAGTACACGCCCATCCTCAGCTCCAACGACCCCGGCGAAGAACCGCACGACGGGGGAATGTTGGTCGCCAAATACGGCGATGGCCACTACGTGTATACGGGGTACAGCTTCTTTCGGGAATTACCGGCGGGCGTACCCGGTGCTTACCGGCTCTTCGTGAATATGGTGAGCCTCAGTGGAGTGAAGCCTTAA
- a CDS encoding Gfo/Idh/MocA family protein, whose translation MNRRHFITATPVLLTLPALHPRQRRKTEHRVVLIGTGWYGKMDLFRLLQVAEVEVVGLCDVDSQQLDAAYEWLRERHPEQQPRRYADYREMLATEKPDIALIETPDHWHEKMALDCLAAGCHLYLQKPISRTEKEAKRILKAARKSDRTVQVALQRRSTPHLLEMKEQYLDSGKIGTIHHVEMSCYYHMRDRAVREIQEVPAHFNYVAWTGPAKRLPFRGIPHRRWRAFQEYGNGIVGDMCVHYFDCVRWLLGLGWPERISSTGGIYVDTEADANTTDTQTAIFEYPEHRLNVHWTHRAWGAAPDPDWPWSFTLYGEKGTLRASTLGYEWRPGKGREEDETVYVGATFEREAFPEDVDEKDIELHVAPAVRAHFVDFLEAIKTGRKPVADIEEAYISTVCCIRANELVG comes from the coding sequence ATGAACCGTCGCCATTTCATTACCGCCACGCCCGTCTTGCTTACCCTTCCCGCCCTGCACCCGCGGCAGCGCCGGAAAACGGAACACCGGGTCGTGCTCATCGGGACGGGGTGGTATGGGAAGATGGACCTCTTTCGCCTGCTGCAGGTAGCCGAGGTGGAGGTCGTCGGGCTGTGTGACGTGGATAGCCAGCAACTGGACGCGGCTTACGAATGGCTGCGCGAACGCCACCCAGAGCAGCAGCCGCGGCGCTACGCGGACTACCGAGAAATGCTCGCCACGGAAAAGCCGGACATTGCCCTCATCGAAACGCCCGACCACTGGCACGAGAAGATGGCCCTGGACTGCCTCGCCGCCGGCTGCCACCTCTACCTCCAAAAACCAATCAGCCGGACGGAAAAGGAAGCGAAGCGCATCCTGAAGGCCGCCCGAAAGTCAGACCGGACCGTGCAGGTGGCCCTGCAACGGCGCAGCACGCCCCACCTCCTGGAGATGAAGGAGCAATACTTGGATTCAGGAAAGATTGGCACCATCCACCACGTAGAAATGAGTTGCTACTACCACATGCGCGACCGGGCCGTCAGAGAAATTCAGGAAGTGCCCGCTCACTTCAACTATGTAGCCTGGACCGGGCCAGCCAAACGCCTCCCCTTCCGCGGCATCCCCCACCGGCGATGGCGCGCTTTCCAGGAATATGGCAATGGCATCGTCGGTGATATGTGCGTCCACTACTTCGATTGCGTGCGCTGGCTACTCGGGCTGGGCTGGCCGGAACGGATCTCCAGCACCGGCGGCATCTACGTGGATACGGAAGCGGACGCCAATACGACGGACACCCAAACGGCCATCTTCGAGTACCCGGAGCACCGCTTGAACGTCCACTGGACGCACCGCGCCTGGGGTGCCGCACCCGACCCGGACTGGCCCTGGAGCTTCACCCTCTACGGAGAAAAAGGCACCCTCCGCGCCAGCACCCTCGGCTACGAGTGGCGACCGGGAAAGGGCCGCGAGGAGGACGAAACCGTTTACGTAGGGGCCACTTTCGAGCGGGAAGCCTTCCCCGAAGACGTCGATGAAAAAGATATTGAGCTACACGTAGCCCCCGCCGTGCGGGCCCACTTCGTGGATTTTTTGGAAGCGATCAAAACCGGCCGGAAACCCGTGGCGGACATTGAAGAGGCTTACATTTCTACCGTCTGTTGCATCCGAGCTAACGAGTTAGTGGGATAG